TGGATGTGAGTATCAGTTCTTCGCGATATCTCGATCACAAAGGAGAACCGGTTGGGATTCTCGTCATTCTTCGTGACATTACTGCCTGGAAATCCTTACAACGAGCCAGGCAACGGGCCCTCAACCATCTTTCCCATGAGTTGACCACTCCACTTGCCATTATTGACGGTTCCTTGGCCAGGTTGGCAAGGCAAAATCTCACGACCGAAGAACGGCTGACATGCTTTCAGAGAATTAAAAGGAACTTGCAGCGGTTGAAAGAGGTTCACCTGATGGTGCAACAAATTGTTGCTCCCATTGAATACCAGCCACGTCCATTTCCCGTTATACCGTATATTTTGGATATTCTGGATACACTTCGGAAGCGAAGCTCTGGGAGATCGGTAGCTGTATTCCAGACATTGGAGCCTGTGGATGCCGACAAAATAGATCCGGACGTGTTGAAGAAGATTCTGGATACGCTCGTCAAGAACTCTATCGAAAATACTCCGGATGGCGGCACAGTGACCGTTATCCTGGAGAACAGCCCGTTAGGCCCTGTGTTGCACGTAAGAGATAGCGGTGTCGGCATTTTCCCGGAGGATCAGCCGTTTATCTTTGAAGCTTTTCATCATACCCAGGACACAGAGCACTACTCCACAAAGAATCCCTTCGATTTTGATGCAGGTGGCAAAGGACTTGAATTGATGCAATTAAAGATGTTTGCAGACGAAGGGTATATCGATATCACATTCAAGACAGGCAGATGCCG
The sequence above is a segment of the Desulfomonile tiedjei DSM 6799 genome. Coding sequences within it:
- a CDS encoding PAS domain S-box protein, with the protein product MTDRIDTSASLSCCEQPELQPLIKRLEETDAEMRKYKELFEGLLSAIDSSADAIIIYDLEGNVKYVSDSFSRLFGWTKEELLGKRIPFVPEAEQNVSLAHINQLIQDGISVSGFETRRRTKDGLTLDVSISSSRYLDHKGEPVGILVILRDITAWKSLQRARQRALNHLSHELTTPLAIIDGSLARLARQNLTTEERLTCFQRIKRNLQRLKEVHLMVQQIVAPIEYQPRPFPVIPYILDILDTLRKRSSGRSVAVFQTLEPVDADKIDPDVLKKILDTLVKNSIENTPDGGTVTVILENSPLGPVLHVRDSGVGIFPEDQPFIFEAFHHTQDTEHYSTKNPFDFDAGGKGLELMQLKMFADEGYIDITFKTGRCRHLLTHKEHCPGDISSCPHVENEQGCRESGGTSFSVLFRGPHMQN